TATAAACCTTTATCTGGATGTGCCGGCTGAATTTACAAAAGTCCAACTTAAAGCCAAACGCCGGGGAACCGATCGCGAATATCTGCAAGGTAAAGAGGACATCCATGAAAAAGACCTGGGTTTTCAGGAAAGTGTACGAGAGATTTATCTCCGGGAAATCAGCAAAGAAGAAGATTTCAAATTGATCGACTGCAGGGACCAATCGGGAAAAATGCTTGATTCAACCCATATCAGAGACAAAATTCTGCAAAGGCTAAAATTATAACCACATATTCCCTCCAAATTTCATGGAATTTCCGTCAATTTCGTATTGTAGAATCCAGTTAAATGATATACCTTTACTTCCGAATTATTTTATTGTAAATCCTATAAATTGAAATACTTATGAAAAAAACAACCACTTTTTGGATATTGCTTGCGGTGATCATAGTTATTGTTGTGATCTTAAGCAGTGCAACATTCGTTACCATTCAGCCGGGAGAACGGGGCGTAATTTTCAGAAAATTCACCACCGGCCTGGATAAAGAACACATTTACGAACCCGGATTCAAAATGATTGCTCCATGGAATGAAATGAACTTTTACAGTATAAAGGAGCAGCAAACGGAACAGGAACTGGATGTACTCGACAAAAACGGACTGGACATTGCCATGGATGTGTCGGTACGCTTTAACCCCATTCCCGGAGATCTCGGCTACTTGCATGAAAATTTCGGCGACCAGTATATTTCCCAACTCGTCATTCCCGAGGTAAGATCTACCATCCGGCGTGTAGCAGGACGGTACACCGCTGAAGAAATATATTCAACCAAAAGAGAGGAAGTGGAATCATCAATCAAAACTGAAACAAGTCAGGTTTTAGGGGAAAACTTTGTAGAAATGCGGGCCTTACTGATCCGCTCCATTCAGTTGCCTACTCAAATAAAAGATGCCATTGAGAAAAAACTGCAACAGGAGCAGGAAGCTATGGCCTATGAATACAGATTGGAAAGAGAGAGGAGTGAGGCCGAAAGAAAAGAGATCGAAGCCGAAGGGGAAGCCCGGGCCAACAGGATCATAAGCGAGAGCCTGACACCCGAACTCTTAAAAATGCGGGGAATTGAGGCCACAATACAATTATCCGAATCACAAAATTCAAAAGTTGTTGTTATTGGAGGCGGAGAATCAGGCCTGCCTTTAATTCTGGGTAATCAATAACATGAAGTCCATAAACAAAAAATGAGGGTGTACGGAAAGTTCAAGAATTCCGTACACCCTCATTTTTTGCTCAACCTGGTTTCAGAGACCAGGGAAAATTATCCCTACAACAATGGCCACAGCAATAATTCACCTGTTTTTTTCAGTAAAAGCTCTTCCTGCCTCTAATGCCTGGAGGTTTTTCCCGACTACCTCCTCTCCTTTTCTGCTGAATATACTTCGAATGCCTTCTTTAAACCCATCAAAAGGGAGGTTAAAAAAAGGAGAAGCTGCACCCAGCAAAACCATATTCGAGGCTCTCCGCGCAGCCAGTTCGGAGGCTATGGAATCGGCATTCAGGGCAATATGATTCTTAACCTTTTTGATTTCTTCTATCAGCTCCCGCTCATCCGGATAACCGGAAATGTTTCGGTATGCTTTTGTATTGGATACCAGCCAACCTTGATTTGAGAGATAAGGTAAATATCTCAGCCCTTCCATAGGTTCGACGGATATGATGATATCGGCTTCTCCTTTGGGAATCAAATCCGAAAAGATCTCCTTATCTGAGAGCCGCATATGAGATTGCACGGCCCCTCCCCTTTGGCTCATACCGTGAACCTCAGATTGTTTCAGAAACAAATGGCTGTCTAATGCAGCCATGCCAATCGTGGCAGCAATGGATAATATACCCTGCCCGCCAACTCCGGCCAAAATTACGTCGGTTTTCATAATATCATCGTTAAAAAATTTGTTCCGGGAATTGGTTTTTTACCGTTATTTCAATCCCAGCTCCTTCAGTCTTGTATTCAATTCCTGATCTTTAGCAGTTTGTATACACTGCCTTCGCGGAATAATTACAGAAACCCCCTCATAGGCAAGCTCCTTCTTTATGAGCTGAACCATCTGATCAAGGTTTTTCTTGGTGGGCCGAAAAGTATGTATATGTTCCTTTTCCACACCAATGCCTTCACATATCTGCTCCAGTCTTCCAAGTGCGTGAGAATCCTGGCCACCGGTCATAGCCGTAGTAAAATTGTCAGAAATGATCACAGTTACAGGGCTTTGTTCTATAACACAATCCAATAATCCGGTCATTCCCGAATGGGTAAAAGTCGAATCTCCAATAACAGCTACGGCAGGCACCAATCCTGCATCGGCTGCTCCTTTAGCCATAGTTATGGAAGCCCCCATATCCACACACGAATTGATGGTTTCAAAAGGAGGCAATGCACCAAGGGTATAGCATCCTATATCAGAGAACACCCTTCCTTCATTGTACTCCCGCAAGGCTTCGTTAAGTGCCTTATATGATTCAATATGGCCACAACCCTCACACATAGACGGGGGCCTGTTTTTTACAACCTCAGGAATGGCTTCACCCGATTT
The sequence above is drawn from the Bacteroidales bacterium genome and encodes:
- a CDS encoding indolepyruvate oxidoreductase subunit beta, whose amino-acid sequence is MKTDVILAGVGGQGILSIAATIGMAALDSHLFLKQSEVHGMSQRGGAVQSHMRLSDKEIFSDLIPKGEADIIISVEPMEGLRYLPYLSNQGWLVSNTKAYRNISGYPDERELIEEIKKVKNHIALNADSIASELAARRASNMVLLGAASPFFNLPFDGFKEGIRSIFSRKGEEVVGKNLQALEAGRAFTEKNR
- a CDS encoding prohibitin family protein produces the protein MKKTTTFWILLAVIIVIVVILSSATFVTIQPGERGVIFRKFTTGLDKEHIYEPGFKMIAPWNEMNFYSIKEQQTEQELDVLDKNGLDIAMDVSVRFNPIPGDLGYLHENFGDQYISQLVIPEVRSTIRRVAGRYTAEEIYSTKREEVESSIKTETSQVLGENFVEMRALLIRSIQLPTQIKDAIEKKLQQEQEAMAYEYRLERERSEAERKEIEAEGEARANRIISESLTPELLKMRGIEATIQLSESQNSKVVVIGGGESGLPLILGNQ